The Candidatus Sulfotelmatobacter sp. nucleotide sequence AATGGTGGACCACACACCGACCTCGGGGATGGGGTTCCAGGCTCGCGACCGCGCCGGACGGCACCGCACGTCGCGGGCGGACGGGACGACCGCGCGAACGTTACATCGCCGTGGCGCGCCCGTCGAGCCCCGGCCGGTTGAACTCGCGGGGACGAGCCCGTACGCTCTTGACACAGTGCCCCATTCATTCGGGATGCACGCGTGACGCCACCCGAAGCGCTCCGCAGCGCGGAGCGCGCATCACCCACAGCGGCCATTCCCGCGCCGCGGCCGTGGCAGTGGGCCGCGTTCGGCGTGATCCTGTTGCTGGCCGCCGGCCTGCGCTTCTACTTCGCTTTCACCACGCCGGCCTGGTTCGCCGAGATCTACATCATCAACGTCTGCCGGCTGCCGCTCGCGCGGCTGCTGCGACTGGTCGCGGCCGACATCCATCCGCCGCTCCAGTTCGTGATGCGCTGGGTGTGGACGCACTGGGGCGGCTCGGGCGCGATCTGGCACAAGACCTTCTCGATCGTGTTCGCGCTGGGCGCGATCGCGCTCACCTTCGCGATCGGCCGCCGCTGGCTGAGCATTCGCGCGGCGCTGCTCGCCTGCCTCCTGCTCGCGCTCCATCAGGTGCACATCCAGTACTCGCAGGAGATCGAGGAGTATTCGCTCGAGTGGTTCCTGGTGCTGGCGATGGTGGGATTCGCCTGGCAGTGGATGCGCACGCGTCACGCGCTCGCCGCCTACGGCTACGTGCTCGCCGCCGCGCTCGGACTCTGGAATCATTACGAGACCTTCACGGTATGGATGGCGGTCGTGGTGCCGATCTTCGTGATGATCGGCCCCGACTGGCCCAAGTCCGGGCGCTGGCTGCTCATCAACCTCGCGGTGTTCGCCCTGTTCGCGCCGCTCCTCCCCAATCTCTCGGCGCAACTCGCCCGCGAGAGCGGTGGGCGCTTCTT carries:
- a CDS encoding glycosyltransferase family 39 protein; its protein translation is MTPPEALRSAERASPTAAIPAPRPWQWAAFGVILLLAAGLRFYFAFTTPAWFAEIYIINVCRLPLARLLRLVAADIHPPLQFVMRWVWTHWGGSGAIWHKTFSIVFALGAIALTFAIGRRWLSIRAALLACLLLALHQVHIQYSQEIEEYSLEWFLVLAMVGFAWQWMRTRHALAAYGYVLAAALGLWNHYETFTVWMAVVVPIFVMIGPDWPKSGRWLLINLAVFALFAPLLPNLSAQLARESGGRFFAFPSLSTLAGLWRVMGLGSRLALIPMLLLSLIPLARRETRRIAILFWILLLVSPLATRTWVVILPREGLFILPLWLLLVAYGLESLPWAPVRVLIALALVAFAAKGALHPSRYPEAVFTGKAGQFLAARAHAGDLVVHAEPHSLLYFGYYHPEYHNRLLMAPGDHVPFFEGGLGIPESLYITPDRFREERIARGRWWGVWADRAIASKGVVWRAGGSFADTIRVAAGGDSLWHQGVVTVFGAGAATAK